The following coding sequences lie in one Sinorhizobium fredii USDA 257 genomic window:
- a CDS encoding CGNR zinc finger domain-containing protein, translated as MSFTWTAHRFSGGALALDVANSVVLRFDPTRRIDRFADGAAIDSFAEAFNLYGAEKERFGRLGPIGPGRREPLIGLREATDRHFRAQVRAEDRPELLADLLEAITAVLRQSSERGKYIALDVATAHSALSLAANPEPDRLKICPNCEWLFLDRSRNRSRTWCDMAVCGNRTKAKRHYRRNKEEIQP; from the coding sequence ATGAGCTTCACCTGGACCGCGCATCGATTCTCAGGCGGCGCATTGGCGCTGGATGTCGCAAATTCCGTGGTTTTGCGCTTCGACCCGACGCGCCGGATCGATCGTTTCGCCGATGGAGCGGCGATCGACAGCTTTGCCGAAGCCTTCAATCTTTACGGCGCCGAGAAGGAGCGTTTTGGCAGGCTTGGGCCGATCGGGCCTGGAAGGCGGGAGCCGCTGATCGGTCTGCGCGAGGCGACGGATCGGCATTTCCGGGCGCAGGTGCGGGCCGAAGACCGGCCGGAGCTGCTCGCCGATCTGCTCGAGGCGATCACGGCCGTCCTGCGCCAATCATCCGAACGCGGCAAATACATCGCTCTCGACGTCGCCACCGCGCATTCGGCGCTCAGCCTGGCTGCCAATCCGGAGCCCGATCGTCTGAAGATTTGCCCGAACTGCGAATGGCTGTTCCTCGACCGCAGCCGCAACAGGAGCAGGACCTGGTGTGACATGGCGGTTTGCGGCAACCGCACGAAGGCGAAACGCCACTACCGCCGCAACAAAGAGGAGATCCAGCCATGA
- a CDS encoding branched-chain amino acid ABC transporter permease produces MAYFLQQIANAVPVAALYAALAFGYAIAFAVTRRADLTYGALFAFAGQVFVLFADFGWDRLWLVLPAALGLGAAAALIFGLGAGLVAGRYVMRPLAFSSANAVVVASLGSLLVLMEAARLASDTRSLWLPPFLNHVIVFWPDPAFPVTLTVVQLLNTGLMAALVTAGHFLLSHTYAGRYWRAVSEDREAASLCGVDPSTVYILAYGVASLIAAFCGILAASYYGNMDFGMGLSFGVKVLFIAAIGGQAAPLFAALGAAGVGLLETLWSAYGPILWRDFAIFSFLVLVLVVTRREKIIP; encoded by the coding sequence ATGGCCTATTTCCTTCAGCAGATCGCCAACGCCGTGCCAGTGGCAGCGCTCTATGCGGCACTCGCCTTCGGCTATGCTATCGCCTTTGCGGTGACGCGGCGGGCCGACCTGACCTATGGCGCTCTTTTCGCCTTTGCCGGTCAGGTGTTTGTGCTTTTTGCGGATTTCGGCTGGGACCGTCTGTGGTTGGTCTTGCCGGCGGCGCTGGGTCTCGGAGCCGCGGCGGCCCTGATCTTCGGGCTTGGTGCGGGTCTTGTCGCCGGGCGCTATGTGATGAGGCCGCTGGCTTTTTCCTCGGCCAATGCCGTCGTCGTTGCCTCGCTCGGCAGTCTCCTGGTGCTCATGGAAGCGGCCAGGCTCGCGTCCGATACGCGAAGCCTATGGCTGCCGCCCTTCCTTAATCACGTCATCGTCTTCTGGCCGGATCCGGCATTTCCCGTGACGCTGACGGTCGTGCAATTGCTGAACACCGGACTGATGGCCGCATTGGTCACCGCTGGTCACTTCCTGCTCAGCCATACCTATGCGGGGCGCTATTGGCGGGCCGTCTCGGAGGATCGCGAAGCGGCATCCCTCTGCGGGGTCGATCCTTCGACCGTCTACATTCTCGCCTATGGCGTCGCGTCGCTGATTGCCGCCTTCTGCGGGATCCTTGCCGCCTCTTACTATGGCAATATGGACTTCGGCATGGGCCTGAGCTTCGGCGTCAAAGTGTTGTTCATCGCCGCGATCGGCGGGCAAGCGGCGCCGTTGTTCGCAGCCCTCGGCGCCGCCGGCGTAGGCCTGCTCGAGACGCTATGGAGCGCCTATGGCCCGATCCTCTGGCGGGATTTCGCGATCTTCAGCTTTCTGGTCCTGGTCCTCGTCGTGACGCGGCGGGAAAAGATCATTCCCTGA
- a CDS encoding molybdenum cofactor biosynthesis protein MoaE: MDAPVTVRVQREDFELAAEVSALYRGRTDIGAVVTFSGLCRDEQGALDALELEHYPGMAEAEISRICHEAVQRFGLQAATAIHRFGRIEPGENIVLVVTASPHRQAAFEGANFIMDFLKTSAPFWKKEHGADGSAGEWVSAKDADDAARDRWNR, from the coding sequence ATGGACGCCCCGGTCACCGTGCGCGTCCAACGCGAAGATTTCGAACTTGCAGCCGAGGTCTCGGCGCTTTACCGCGGGCGGACGGACATCGGTGCGGTGGTCACCTTTTCGGGCCTCTGCCGCGACGAGCAAGGCGCCCTCGACGCGCTCGAACTCGAACACTATCCGGGCATGGCGGAAGCCGAGATCAGCCGGATCTGCCACGAAGCGGTGCAGCGCTTCGGCCTGCAGGCTGCGACAGCCATTCACCGCTTCGGCCGCATCGAGCCCGGTGAGAACATCGTACTGGTGGTAACAGCCTCGCCGCACCGCCAGGCAGCCTTCGAGGGCGCGAATTTCATCATGGATTTTCTGAAAACCTCGGCCCCCTTCTGGAAGAAGGAGCACGGCGCCGACGGCAGCGCCGGCGAATGGGTCAGCGCCAAGGACGCCGACGACGCGGCGCGTGATCGGTGGAACCGCTAA
- the moaD gene encoding molybdopterin converting factor subunit 1 — MSTVNLVYFSWVRERIGKAEETLELPAGIVTIGDLLAHLKTLGAEYESALEHQNVIRAAINQEHVDHGEPIGGAREIALFPPMTGG, encoded by the coding sequence ATGAGCACCGTAAACCTCGTCTATTTTTCCTGGGTGCGCGAGCGCATCGGGAAGGCTGAGGAAACGCTGGAACTGCCGGCGGGTATCGTCACGATCGGCGACCTGCTGGCGCATCTGAAGACTCTCGGCGCCGAATATGAATCAGCGCTCGAACACCAGAACGTCATCCGCGCGGCGATCAACCAGGAACATGTCGATCACGGCGAGCCGATCGGCGGCGCCCGCGAGATCGCGCTTTTTCCGCCGATGACGGGCGGCTGA
- the pgsA gene encoding CDP-diacylglycerol--glycerol-3-phosphate 3-phosphatidyltransferase, translating into MPTPIAYSVPNLLTYFRILIVPLIVLCFFIEGRLHSSDFARWTALVLFVTASITDFFDGYLARIWKQTSNIGRMLDPIADKLLVASILLLVAADGTIAGWSIWAAIIILCREILVSGLREYLAALKVSVPVTRIAKWKTTIQMVAIAFLLAGPAGDKIMPYITEAGIVLLWIAAAITLYTGYDYFRAGLKHVVNE; encoded by the coding sequence ATGCCAACGCCCATTGCCTACAGCGTTCCGAATCTGCTGACCTATTTCCGTATTCTCATCGTACCGCTGATTGTGCTGTGCTTCTTTATCGAGGGCCGGCTGCACAGTTCCGATTTCGCGCGCTGGACCGCGCTCGTCCTGTTCGTCACCGCCTCGATCACCGATTTCTTCGACGGCTATCTCGCCCGCATATGGAAGCAGACTTCCAATATCGGCCGGATGCTCGACCCGATCGCCGACAAGCTGCTGGTCGCCTCGATCCTGCTGCTCGTCGCCGCCGACGGGACGATCGCCGGCTGGTCGATCTGGGCCGCGATCATCATCCTATGCCGCGAAATCCTCGTTTCGGGTCTCCGCGAATATCTGGCCGCGCTCAAGGTCAGCGTCCCGGTGACGCGGATCGCCAAGTGGAAGACGACCATTCAGATGGTGGCGATCGCCTTTCTGCTTGCCGGTCCCGCCGGCGACAAGATCATGCCCTATATAACGGAAGCGGGTATCGTCCTTCTCTGGATCGCCGCGGCAATCACGCTCTATACCGGCTATGATTACTTCCGCGCCGGCTTGAAGCACGTGGTCAACGAATGA
- the uvrC gene encoding excinuclease ABC subunit UvrC — translation MNGRTPTDGGILYDGSETDDEDDLVEVAESERPAPAVDWAESKPDAQGLTGAELIQAFVKLLPNGPGVYRMFNGAGDVLYVGKARSLKKRVGNYAQGRGHSNRIARMVRETANMEFVTTRTEIEALLLEANLIKRLRPRFNVLLRDDKSFPYIVVTGDSRAPALYKHRGARSRKGDYFGPFASAGAVGRTINSLQRAFLLRTCTDSVFETRTRPCLLYQIKRCSAPCTGEISDPDYAELVREAKDFLSGKSQAVKATIAAAMAEASETLDFERAALYRDRLAALSHVQSYQGINPAGVEEADVFAIHHEGGISCIQVFFFRTGQNWGNRAYFPKADPALPAAEVLSAFLAQFYDDKPCPRQILLCEAVDEQELLAQALSEKSGYKVSILVPQRGEKKDLVEHAHANAREAHGRKLAETASQSRLLEGFAETFKLPSVPRRIEIYDNSHIMGTNAVGGMVVAGPEGFVKGQYRKFNIKSTDITPGDDFGMMREVMTRRFSRLLKEEGKPDRSTEASEETAFPAWPDVILIDGGQGQMTAVRAILKELDVEDCVTAIGVAKGVDRDAGRERFIVQGRESFTLPPRDPVLYFIQRLRDEAHRFAIGSHRARRKKEMVKNPLDEIAGIGPTRKRALLTHFGTAKAVSRAGINDLMAVNGISETVARLVYEHFHEDAK, via the coding sequence ATGAACGGGCGGACGCCCACGGACGGCGGCATCCTCTACGACGGCAGCGAAACCGATGACGAGGACGATCTCGTCGAGGTCGCGGAGAGCGAACGGCCGGCGCCCGCGGTGGACTGGGCGGAAAGCAAGCCGGATGCGCAAGGGCTCACGGGCGCAGAACTGATCCAGGCCTTCGTCAAGCTGCTGCCGAACGGACCGGGCGTCTACCGGATGTTCAACGGGGCCGGCGACGTGCTCTATGTCGGCAAGGCGCGCAGCCTGAAGAAGCGTGTCGGCAACTACGCCCAGGGCCGCGGCCACTCGAACCGCATCGCGCGGATGGTGCGCGAGACGGCGAACATGGAGTTCGTGACGACGCGGACGGAGATCGAGGCGCTGCTGCTCGAAGCGAACCTGATCAAACGCCTGCGCCCCCGCTTCAACGTGCTTTTGCGCGACGACAAGTCCTTCCCCTATATCGTCGTCACCGGCGACAGCCGAGCACCCGCGCTCTACAAGCATCGCGGCGCGCGTAGCCGCAAGGGCGACTATTTCGGCCCGTTCGCCTCGGCGGGAGCCGTCGGGCGAACCATCAACTCGCTGCAACGGGCCTTTCTTCTCAGAACCTGTACCGACAGCGTCTTCGAAACGCGCACGCGCCCCTGCCTCCTTTACCAGATCAAGCGCTGTTCGGCGCCCTGCACGGGCGAGATCAGCGATCCGGACTATGCGGAACTCGTGCGCGAGGCGAAGGATTTTCTCTCCGGCAAGAGCCAGGCGGTGAAGGCAACGATCGCCGCGGCAATGGCGGAAGCATCGGAAACCCTCGACTTCGAACGGGCGGCGCTCTATCGCGACCGGCTGGCGGCGCTCAGCCATGTCCAGAGCTATCAGGGCATCAACCCGGCCGGTGTCGAGGAGGCGGACGTCTTTGCCATCCACCACGAAGGCGGTATCTCCTGCATCCAGGTGTTCTTCTTCCGCACCGGACAGAACTGGGGCAACCGCGCCTATTTCCCGAAGGCCGACCCGGCGCTCCCGGCCGCCGAAGTGCTCAGCGCCTTCCTGGCGCAGTTCTACGACGACAAGCCCTGCCCGCGGCAGATTCTCCTCTGCGAGGCGGTCGACGAGCAGGAATTGCTCGCCCAGGCGCTCAGCGAGAAGTCCGGCTACAAGGTTTCGATCCTCGTACCGCAACGCGGCGAGAAGAAGGACCTCGTCGAGCACGCGCATGCGAATGCGCGCGAAGCGCATGGCCGCAAGCTGGCGGAAACGGCCTCCCAGTCGCGCCTGCTCGAAGGTTTCGCCGAGACCTTCAAGTTGCCTTCGGTGCCGCGTCGCATCGAAATTTACGACAACTCGCACATCATGGGGACGAATGCCGTCGGCGGCATGGTCGTGGCTGGTCCGGAGGGCTTCGTCAAAGGCCAGTATCGCAAGTTCAACATCAAATCGACGGACATCACGCCGGGCGACGATTTCGGCATGATGCGCGAGGTGATGACGCGGCGCTTCTCGCGTCTCTTGAAAGAAGAAGGTAAGCCGGACCGCTCGACCGAAGCGAGCGAGGAGACGGCCTTTCCGGCCTGGCCCGACGTCATCCTCATCGACGGCGGCCAGGGCCAGATGACGGCCGTTCGGGCCATTCTCAAGGAACTCGACGTCGAGGACTGCGTGACGGCGATCGGCGTCGCCAAGGGCGTCGATCGTGACGCCGGGCGCGAGCGCTTCATCGTCCAAGGAAGGGAAAGCTTCACGCTGCCGCCGCGCGATCCCGTGCTCTATTTCATCCAGCGGCTGCGCGACGAGGCGCATCGCTTCGCGATCGGTTCGCACCGGGCGCGGCGAAAGAAGGAAATGGTGAAGAACCCGCTCGATGAAATCGCCGGCATCGGCCCGACGCGCAAACGGGCGCTTCTCACCCATTTCGGCACCGCCAAGGCGGTTTCCCGCGCCGGCATCAACGACCTGATGGCTGTCAACGGGATCTCGGAGACGGTGGCCCGCCTCGTCTACGAGCATTTTCACGAGGACGCCAAATAA
- a CDS encoding SDR family oxidoreductase: MKRTLKAALVTGGARRIGRAIVEDLAAHGFAVAIHANGSFAEAEALAANLGATGAKAVALQADLTDASAASGLIAQATVRLGPLDLLVNNASVFDKDSLEQFDEGVWERHFALHVKAPSLLARDFARQRPADISGLIVNVIDQRVWSPNPRFYSYMLSKSALWTATQTMAQALAPDIRVNGIGPGPTLPNERQDRRDFEAQVNALILRRGPALNEFGRAIRFLFDTPSVTGQMIALDGGQHLAWETPDIREIVE, encoded by the coding sequence TTGAAAAGGACATTGAAGGCGGCGCTGGTTACAGGCGGCGCTCGGCGCATCGGCAGGGCAATAGTTGAGGACTTGGCAGCACACGGTTTTGCGGTCGCCATCCACGCGAACGGCTCGTTCGCCGAAGCCGAGGCGCTGGCGGCGAACCTTGGTGCGACGGGCGCCAAAGCCGTCGCGCTTCAAGCAGACCTCACCGATGCGAGCGCGGCGTCGGGCTTGATCGCACAGGCAACGGTAAGGCTCGGTCCCCTCGATCTCCTCGTCAACAACGCCTCGGTCTTCGACAAGGACAGTCTCGAGCAGTTCGACGAGGGGGTCTGGGAGCGGCATTTCGCCCTGCATGTCAAAGCCCCTTCACTGCTCGCCCGCGACTTCGCACGCCAGCGCCCGGCCGATATCTCCGGCCTCATCGTCAATGTCATCGATCAGCGCGTCTGGTCTCCAAATCCCCGCTTTTATTCCTATATGCTCTCCAAGTCAGCGCTCTGGACGGCAACCCAGACGATGGCGCAGGCGCTTGCCCCCGACATACGCGTCAACGGCATCGGACCGGGGCCGACGCTGCCGAACGAACGGCAGGACCGGCGTGATTTCGAGGCGCAGGTGAACGCGCTGATCCTCAGGCGCGGCCCGGCGCTAAACGAGTTCGGACGGGCGATCCGCTTTCTTTTCGACACGCCGTCGGTTACCGGGCAGATGATCGCGCTCGACGGCGGCCAGCACCTTGCCTGGGAGACGCCGGATATTCGGGAGATAGTGGAATGA
- a CDS encoding outer membrane protein, with protein MRTLTTTLMASAIALVALQAAHAADAVDEVPAAPAAEYTEPAVKNWSGAYVGGTANWHHGEADATGGNTSAGFGGGLYGGYNVQDGQMVYGGEADVNYAGNDSHSSGRRVKQGVNGSVRGRVGVDLNPVLVYGTAGLALGNAKLSTPAGSDDKTLVGWTAGAGAETFVTDNVTARVEYRYTDYASKDFRTGGSTVSSGYDEHSVRLGMGVKF; from the coding sequence ATGCGTACGCTCACCACCACTCTCATGGCTTCGGCCATCGCCCTGGTCGCCTTGCAGGCAGCTCATGCCGCTGACGCCGTCGACGAGGTTCCGGCTGCTCCGGCTGCCGAATATACCGAACCGGCCGTGAAGAACTGGTCCGGCGCCTATGTCGGCGGCACGGCGAATTGGCATCACGGCGAAGCCGATGCCACCGGCGGCAATACGTCAGCCGGCTTTGGCGGTGGTCTTTACGGCGGCTACAACGTGCAGGACGGCCAGATGGTCTACGGTGGCGAAGCCGACGTCAACTATGCCGGCAACGACTCGCACTCCAGCGGTCGCCGCGTCAAGCAGGGCGTCAATGGCTCGGTCCGCGGCCGTGTCGGTGTCGATCTGAATCCTGTCCTGGTATACGGCACCGCCGGTCTCGCCCTTGGCAATGCCAAGCTCTCGACCCCGGCAGGTTCCGACGACAAGACCCTCGTCGGCTGGACGGCTGGCGCCGGTGCCGAAACCTTCGTCACCGACAACGTCACCGCTCGCGTCGAGTACCGCTACACGGACTATGCCTCGAAGGACTTCCGCACCGGCGGCTCGACCGTCTCGTCCGGCTATGACGAGCACAGCGTCCGCCTCGGTATGGGCGTCAAGTTCTGA
- a CDS encoding glutathione S-transferase — MKILYSPASPYSNKVRMAAHHVGIAAESVLTDTNASPPELIDNNPLGKIPTLITADGQSIYDSRAIMHFLDRETKGKLYPKNAEKRTQLEIFEALCDGICDSLLAIVYEKRFHPPEKVHQPWIDRQWEKVERGLDHLETNLPKTGGKLNAGHFALAAMLRYIELRFTGEWQKGRPKLKNWPAKFEKHFPDYPKFKA; from the coding sequence ATGAAGATACTCTACTCGCCCGCCTCGCCCTATTCCAACAAGGTCCGGATGGCCGCCCATCATGTCGGCATCGCCGCGGAAAGCGTTTTGACGGATACCAACGCCAGTCCGCCGGAACTGATCGACAACAACCCGCTGGGGAAAATCCCGACACTGATCACTGCCGATGGCCAGTCGATCTACGACAGCCGGGCGATCATGCATTTCCTTGACCGCGAGACCAAGGGCAAGCTCTATCCGAAGAATGCCGAGAAGCGCACCCAGCTCGAGATCTTCGAGGCGCTCTGCGACGGCATCTGCGACAGCCTCTTGGCGATCGTCTACGAAAAGCGCTTCCATCCGCCGGAAAAAGTGCATCAGCCTTGGATCGACCGGCAATGGGAAAAGGTCGAGCGGGGTCTAGACCATCTCGAAACCAATCTGCCGAAGACCGGCGGCAAACTGAATGCCGGGCATTTCGCGCTCGCCGCCATGCTGCGCTATATCGAGCTGCGCTTTACCGGCGAGTGGCAGAAGGGCCGGCCGAAGCTCAAGAACTGGCCCGCCAAGTTCGAGAAGCACTTTCCGGACTATCCGAAATTCAAGGCCTGA
- a CDS encoding ribonuclease T2 family protein — protein sequence MLVAALIAPTRLLPAFLALSAIAGCSNEGDKNPGPGTEAAKSEASASVPIGKGFDFYVLSLSWSPTWCRANDPRKESEQCERGSGLIVHGLWPQNERGYPQFCATRQSDRVPESLGRQYLDIVPSMGLIGHQWRKHGSCSGLTQADYFAVTRAARERLALPAELASTGQTRDLSVASIETAFAVKNPGMTREMIAVTCEGRLIEEIRICFDKELRFRACPEIDRRACRRDAVLLPAAP from the coding sequence TTGCTCGTCGCTGCGTTGATTGCGCCAACAAGGCTGCTGCCGGCGTTTCTCGCTTTGTCGGCGATCGCCGGCTGCAGCAATGAAGGCGACAAAAACCCCGGCCCAGGCACGGAGGCCGCGAAAAGCGAGGCATCGGCAAGCGTTCCTATCGGCAAGGGCTTCGACTTCTATGTTCTATCCCTGTCCTGGTCACCGACCTGGTGTCGCGCCAATGACCCGAGGAAAGAATCGGAACAATGCGAGCGTGGCAGCGGTCTGATCGTCCACGGCCTATGGCCGCAGAACGAACGCGGCTATCCGCAATTTTGCGCGACAAGACAATCGGATCGCGTGCCCGAATCGCTCGGCCGGCAATATCTCGACATCGTTCCGTCGATGGGCTTGATCGGCCATCAATGGCGCAAGCACGGAAGTTGTTCCGGCCTCACCCAAGCCGACTATTTTGCCGTCACGCGGGCGGCCCGCGAGCGGCTTGCCCTCCCCGCCGAACTCGCTTCCACAGGTCAAACGCGTGACCTCTCCGTCGCGTCAATCGAGACGGCTTTCGCAGTGAAGAATCCTGGGATGACGAGAGAGATGATCGCTGTTACCTGCGAGGGCCGGCTGATCGAGGAAATCAGAATCTGCTTCGACAAGGAATTGCGTTTCAGGGCCTGCCCTGAAATAGATCGCCGCGCCTGCAGACGGGACGCGGTTCTACTCCCCGCCGCACCATGA
- a CDS encoding 23S rRNA (adenine(2030)-N(6))-methyltransferase RlmJ, with protein MNYRHIYHAGNFADVLKHAVLARLVTYLKQKNKAFRVLDTHAGIGLYDLSGEEAQKTGEWREGIGRLIEAELPAPVAAILEPYLAAVRDLNADGGLKHYPGSPKLARMLFRPQDRLSAMELHPDDYETLHRLFDGDFQSRITRLDGWLALGAHLPPKEKRGLVLVDPPFEKEGEYERMAEGLAKAYRRFPGGIYCLWYPLKKGAPIKEFHEALKALEIPKMLCAELSVRSDRDITGLAGSGLVVINPPYTLKGELDILLPYLKERLRQDRFASARCFWLRGEAVLNRGP; from the coding sequence ATGAACTATCGGCACATCTATCACGCGGGCAATTTCGCCGATGTCCTGAAGCACGCGGTGCTGGCGCGGCTCGTCACCTACCTCAAGCAAAAGAACAAGGCCTTCCGCGTGCTGGACACCCATGCCGGCATCGGGCTCTACGATCTGTCGGGCGAGGAGGCGCAGAAGACCGGCGAATGGCGTGAGGGCATCGGAAGGCTGATCGAGGCCGAGCTCCCTGCACCGGTCGCCGCGATCCTCGAGCCCTATCTCGCGGCTGTGCGCGATCTCAATGCGGATGGCGGGCTCAAGCATTATCCCGGCTCGCCCAAGCTTGCCCGCATGCTGTTTCGGCCGCAGGACCGTCTCTCAGCGATGGAACTGCATCCGGACGATTACGAAACGCTGCACCGGCTGTTCGACGGCGATTTCCAGAGCCGGATCACCCGGCTCGACGGCTGGCTGGCGCTCGGTGCCCACCTGCCCCCGAAGGAAAAGCGCGGCCTCGTGCTCGTCGACCCGCCTTTCGAGAAGGAAGGCGAATACGAGCGGATGGCCGAGGGGCTCGCCAAGGCCTATCGCCGGTTTCCAGGCGGCATCTACTGCCTCTGGTATCCGCTGAAGAAAGGCGCACCGATCAAGGAATTCCACGAGGCCCTGAAGGCGTTGGAGATTCCGAAAATGCTGTGCGCCGAGCTTTCGGTCCGCAGCGATCGCGACATCACCGGGCTTGCAGGATCCGGTCTCGTCGTCATCAATCCGCCCTATACGCTCAAGGGCGAACTCGACATCCTGCTGCCCTACCTTAAGGAACGGCTGCGCCAGGATCGTTTCGCGTCCGCACGCTGCTTCTGGCTGCGTGGCGAAGCAGTTCTCAACCGAGGGCCTTGA
- a CDS encoding molybdopterin-containing oxidoreductase family protein: protein MPYRKAMNVATPIRAEKSVGHSVCPHDCPSACALEVDLTAEGRIGRVRGAAANSYTAGVICAKVARYAERIYHPGRLMVPQRRVGAKGEGIWQEISWEAALDEIADQFVKAEQKHGAEAVWPYFYAGTMGQVQRDSIERLRHAKRYSGFFGSICTNMAWTGFTMATGALRGPDPREMAKSDCVVIWGTNAVATQVNVMTHAVKARKERGAKIVVVDVYDNATVKQADLGLVLKPGTDAALACAVMHIAFRDGYADRAYMAEFADDPAGLEAHLKTRGPEWASAITGLTVEEIETFAKLVGTTPRTYFRLGYGFTRQRNGSVAIHAAASVATVLGSWKHKGGGAFHSNNDIFKLDKRELVGTALHDPDVRMLDQSQIGRVLTGDAEALRHRGPVTALLIQNTNPVNVAPEQRLVRRGFLRDDVFVAVHEQFMTDTARLADIVLPATMFLEHDDLYRGGGHQHILIGPKLVEPPPTVRTNLFVIEELAKRLGVADCSGFGLSERQHIDRLLANYGIVYEEMKERKWLDCQPGFEEAHFLKGFGHPDGKFRFKADWTGTPAPNRPPKSMGPQGPHGRLPEFPDHIDLIEVADERHPFRLATSPARSFLNSTFSETPSSIEKEGRPEVMIHAEDAAELGIADGDIVKLGNDRGELRLHARIGGGARRGVVVAEGLWPNGAHLDGEGINVLTGADAVAPYGGAAFHDNRVWMRRAD, encoded by the coding sequence ATGCCATATAGAAAAGCCATGAACGTTGCGACCCCTATCAGAGCAGAAAAATCGGTCGGCCACTCGGTCTGTCCGCATGACTGTCCTTCGGCTTGCGCCCTGGAAGTGGATCTGACCGCCGAGGGGCGGATCGGTCGTGTCCGCGGCGCGGCCGCAAACAGCTATACGGCGGGCGTCATCTGCGCCAAGGTGGCCCGCTATGCTGAGCGCATCTACCATCCGGGGCGGCTGATGGTGCCGCAGCGCCGCGTCGGCGCCAAGGGCGAGGGGATCTGGCAGGAAATTTCCTGGGAGGCGGCTCTCGACGAGATCGCCGACCAATTCGTAAAGGCCGAGCAGAAGCACGGCGCGGAAGCGGTCTGGCCCTATTTCTATGCCGGCACCATGGGGCAGGTGCAGCGCGATTCCATCGAGCGGCTGCGTCACGCGAAGCGCTATTCCGGCTTCTTCGGCTCGATCTGCACCAACATGGCCTGGACCGGCTTCACCATGGCGACCGGAGCCTTGCGCGGTCCGGATCCGCGCGAAATGGCCAAGTCCGATTGCGTGGTGATCTGGGGCACCAATGCGGTGGCGACGCAGGTAAACGTGATGACCCACGCGGTCAAGGCGCGCAAGGAGCGCGGCGCCAAGATCGTCGTCGTCGACGTCTACGACAACGCGACCGTCAAGCAGGCCGATCTCGGCCTGGTGCTGAAGCCTGGCACCGATGCTGCGCTCGCCTGCGCTGTCATGCATATCGCCTTCCGCGACGGCTATGCGGATCGCGCCTATATGGCGGAGTTCGCCGACGATCCGGCCGGGCTCGAGGCTCATCTCAAGACACGCGGGCCGGAATGGGCATCGGCCATCACCGGTCTGACCGTGGAGGAAATCGAGACTTTTGCGAAGCTCGTCGGGACGACGCCGAGAACCTATTTCCGTCTAGGCTACGGCTTCACCCGCCAGCGCAACGGCTCCGTCGCCATCCACGCCGCCGCGTCCGTCGCGACCGTGCTTGGGTCGTGGAAACATAAGGGCGGTGGCGCCTTCCATTCGAACAACGACATTTTCAAGCTCGACAAGCGCGAACTCGTCGGCACCGCTTTGCACGATCCGGATGTGCGCATGCTCGATCAGTCGCAGATTGGCCGCGTGCTGACGGGCGATGCCGAAGCGCTGCGCCACCGCGGCCCGGTGACGGCCCTGCTGATCCAGAACACCAATCCCGTCAATGTCGCGCCCGAGCAGCGGCTGGTGCGGCGGGGCTTCCTGCGCGACGACGTGTTTGTCGCCGTGCACGAACAGTTCATGACGGATACGGCTAGGCTCGCCGATATCGTTTTGCCGGCGACGATGTTCCTGGAGCATGACGATCTCTACCGCGGCGGCGGGCACCAGCACATCCTGATCGGCCCGAAGCTCGTCGAGCCGCCGCCGACCGTGCGCACCAACCTCTTCGTCATCGAGGAACTGGCAAAGCGCCTTGGCGTTGCCGACTGTTCCGGCTTTGGCCTCTCGGAACGGCAGCACATCGACCGTTTGCTCGCCAATTACGGCATCGTCTACGAAGAGATGAAAGAGAGGAAATGGCTCGATTGCCAGCCGGGCTTCGAGGAGGCGCATTTCCTCAAAGGCTTCGGCCATCCCGACGGCAAGTTCCGCTTCAAGGCAGACTGGACCGGCACTCCGGCGCCCAATCGGCCGCCGAAGTCGATGGGCCCGCAGGGGCCGCACGGCCGCCTTCCTGAGTTCCCTGATCACATCGATCTGATCGAAGTCGCCGACGAGCGCCATCCGTTCCGGCTGGCGACCTCGCCGGCGCGTTCCTTTCTGAACTCGACTTTTTCCGAGACGCCCTCCTCGATCGAGAAGGAAGGGCGCCCGGAGGTGATGATCCATGCGGAGGACGCCGCCGAGCTCGGTATCGCCGACGGCGACATCGTCAAACTCGGCAACGACCGCGGCGAACTCCGCCTGCACGCCAGGATCGGCGGCGGTGCGCGCCGCGGCGTCGTTGTCGCCGAAGGGCTGTGGCCGAACGGCGCCCATCTCGACGGCGAGGGGATCAACGTGCTGACCGGCGCCGATGCGGTGGCGCCCTATGGCGGTGCGGCGTTCCACGACAACCGGGTCTGGATGCGCCGGGCTGACTAG